Proteins from a genomic interval of Poecile atricapillus isolate bPoeAtr1 chromosome 1, bPoeAtr1.hap1, whole genome shotgun sequence:
- the B4GALT4 gene encoding beta-1,4-galactosyltransferase 4 yields MALGLNVLNLFYKFKVLVLVTLFVMVLWTTFGYLVDTRQELPKAKIMVEFFRKVTSLEHSQKEEKIESTADVPTVKSFQGPCPALSPYLRGARKLSFKPSVTLEEVQKENPQVAKGRYHPVECSALQHVAILIPHRNREKHLLYLLQNLHPFLQRQQLDYGIYVIHQAGNTKFNRAKLLNVGYLEAIKEANWDCFIFHDVDLVPENDFNIYMCDTQPKHLVVGRNNTGYRLRYRGYFGGVTALTRDQFSKVNGFSNNYWGWGGEDDDLRIRVEMQKMKVVRPPADVARYTMIFHNRDHGNEENRERMKLLRQVSRTWKTDGLNSCSYKLLSVEHNALYINITVDFSVQPKVS; encoded by the exons ATGGCCTTGGGCTTGAATGTTTTAAACCTCTTTTATAAGTTCAAAGTGTTGGTGCTTGTCACTTTATTTGTGATGGTGCTATGGACCACGTTTGGTTACTTGGTGGACACCAGACAGGAACTTCCTAAAGCTAAGATTATGGTGGAGTTTTTCAGGAAGgtaaccagcctggagcacagtcaaaaggaagagaagattGAATCCACTGCAGATGTTCCCACGGTGAAGTCATTTCAgggtccctgcccagctctgtctCCGTACCTGC GAGGTGCCAGGAAACTCTCCTTCAAACCATCTGTTACCCTGGAGGAAGTGCAAAAGGAGAACCCTCAGGTAGCCAAGGGCCGGTACCACCCTGTGGAgtgctcagccctgcagcacgTGGCCATCCTTATCCCACACCGCAACCGAGAGAAGCATCTGCTGTACCTCCTGCAGAACCTCCACCCCTTCctgcaaaggcagcagctggatTATGGCATCTACGTCATTCACCAg GCTGGAAACACCAAATTTAATCGAGCCAAACTGCTGAATGTAGGATACCTAGAGGCCATAAAAGAAGCAAACTGGGACTGTTTCATTTTCCATGATGTGGATCTGGTGCCAGAAAATGACTTTAACATTTACATGTGTGACACACAACCAAAGCACCTTGTAGTTGGCAGGAACAATACTGGATACAG GTTACGGTACCGGGGATATTTTGGAGGTGTAACTGCTCTTACAAGAGATCAGTTTTCCAAAGTGAATGGATTTTCTAACAACTACTGGGGTTGGGGTGGAGAAGATGATGACCTTCGAATCAG GGTTGAGATGCAGAAGATGAAAGTGGTGAGGCCGCCTGCTGATGTGGCCAGGTACACGATGATCTTCCACAACCGTGACCATGGTAATGAGGAGAATCGAGAGAG GATGAAGCTTCTCCGTCAGGTCTCTAGAACATGGAAGACAGATGGGCTGAATTCCTGTTCCTATAAACTGCTCTCTGTGGAACACAACGCGCTGTACATCAACATAACGGTGGACTTCAGTGTGCAGCCCAAGGTCTCATAG
- the LOC131586143 gene encoding beta-1,4-galactosyltransferase 3-like isoform X1: protein MFRSRVENHCFLLFVFVFQAIFILILYRGGPSNVFRGFLESPQVVDYSKPHDVYTNLSLFTRAPNEDTMPYCSAQSPVLVGPLTITFRVLPSEKMIMKKNPFVQSGGHYRPPHCFARYKSAILVAYRNQEKYLRHLLYYIHPFLQRQQLSYTIYLIQQVGTGSFNRAKLLNVGVREAMKDEEWDCLVLHDIDLVPENDYNLYICDEYYPKHMASAMDKFQYTLPYKSFFGGVSALTPEHYMRMNGFPNTYWGDGGENDDIATRIHLAGMKIVRTSPHLGRYRVMDYSEETEIQEPWRRPPSRHNTRKTWKADGMNTLQFRLLSRTKHPLYTKITVDIGYAPPFS from the exons GCAATATTTATCCTGATCCTTTACCGAGGTGGACCTTCGAATGTGTTTCGCGGGTTTTTAGAGTCGCCTCAGGTGGTGGATTACTCGAAGCCCCATGATGTGTACACAAACCTCAGCTTGTTCACCCGGGCTCCCAATGAGGACACCATGCCGTACTGCTCAGCGCAGTCCCCAGTCCTGG TTGGTCCATTAACCATCACCTTCAGGGTGCTCCCTAGTGAAAAGATgatcatgaaaaaaaatccttttgttcAGTCTGGTGGCCACTACAGGCCACCTCACTGCTTTGCCCGCTACAAATCCGCCATCCTTGTGGCCTACAGGAACCAGGAGAAGTACCTTCGCCATCTTCTCTACTATATCCATCCTTTCCTGCAGCGCCAGCAGCTAAGTTACACTATCTACCTGATTCAGCAG gtaGGGACTGGTTCATTTAACCGAGCAAAGCTGCTTAACGTTGGTGTCCGGGAAGCCATGAAGGATGAAGAGTGGGACTGCCTTGTCCTCCATGATATTGATCTGGTGCCTGAGAATGATTATAACCTGTACATTTGTGATGAATATTATCCCAAGCACATGGCCAGTGCCATGGATAAGTTTCAGTACAC atTGCCATACAAATCCTTTTTTGGAGGTGTGTCTGCTCTGACTCCAGAACATTACATGAGGATGAATGGGTTTCCCAACACATACTGGGGCGATGGTGGTGAAAATGATGACATTGCTACAAG GATTCACTTAGCGGGAATGAAAATAGTCCGGACATCACCTCACCTTGGACGCTACCGAGTGATGGACTACAGTGAAGAGACAGAGATCCAAGAGCCTTGGAGGAG GCCTCCTTCCCGACACAACACCAGAAAAACATGGAAAGCTGATGGAATGAATACATTACAGTTCAGGCTCCTTTCCAGGACTAAGCATCCTCTTTATACCAAGATCACTGTGGACATTGGATATGCTCCTCCGTTTTCTTAA
- the LOC131586143 gene encoding beta-1,4-galactosyltransferase 3-like isoform X3, with translation MPYCSAQSPVLVGPLTITFRVLPSEKMIMKKNPFVQSGGHYRPPHCFARYKSAILVAYRNQEKYLRHLLYYIHPFLQRQQLSYTIYLIQQVGTGSFNRAKLLNVGVREAMKDEEWDCLVLHDIDLVPENDYNLYICDEYYPKHMASAMDKFQYTLPYKSFFGGVSALTPEHYMRMNGFPNTYWGDGGENDDIATRIHLAGMKIVRTSPHLGRYRVMDYSEETEIQEPWRRPPSRHNTRKTWKADGMNTLQFRLLSRTKHPLYTKITVDIGYAPPFS, from the exons ATGCCGTACTGCTCAGCGCAGTCCCCAGTCCTGG TTGGTCCATTAACCATCACCTTCAGGGTGCTCCCTAGTGAAAAGATgatcatgaaaaaaaatccttttgttcAGTCTGGTGGCCACTACAGGCCACCTCACTGCTTTGCCCGCTACAAATCCGCCATCCTTGTGGCCTACAGGAACCAGGAGAAGTACCTTCGCCATCTTCTCTACTATATCCATCCTTTCCTGCAGCGCCAGCAGCTAAGTTACACTATCTACCTGATTCAGCAG gtaGGGACTGGTTCATTTAACCGAGCAAAGCTGCTTAACGTTGGTGTCCGGGAAGCCATGAAGGATGAAGAGTGGGACTGCCTTGTCCTCCATGATATTGATCTGGTGCCTGAGAATGATTATAACCTGTACATTTGTGATGAATATTATCCCAAGCACATGGCCAGTGCCATGGATAAGTTTCAGTACAC atTGCCATACAAATCCTTTTTTGGAGGTGTGTCTGCTCTGACTCCAGAACATTACATGAGGATGAATGGGTTTCCCAACACATACTGGGGCGATGGTGGTGAAAATGATGACATTGCTACAAG GATTCACTTAGCGGGAATGAAAATAGTCCGGACATCACCTCACCTTGGACGCTACCGAGTGATGGACTACAGTGAAGAGACAGAGATCCAAGAGCCTTGGAGGAG GCCTCCTTCCCGACACAACACCAGAAAAACATGGAAAGCTGATGGAATGAATACATTACAGTTCAGGCTCCTTTCCAGGACTAAGCATCCTCTTTATACCAAGATCACTGTGGACATTGGATATGCTCCTCCGTTTTCTTAA
- the LOC131586143 gene encoding beta-1,4-galactosyltransferase 3-like isoform X2, with amino-acid sequence MFRSRVENHCFLLFVFVFQAIFILILYRGGPSNVFRGFLESPQVVDYSKPHDVYTNLSLFTRAPNEDTMPYCSAQSPVLVGPLTITFRVLPSEKMIMKKNPFVQSGGHYRPPHCFARYKSAILVAYRNQEKYLRHLLYYIHPFLQRQQLSYTIYLIQQVGTGSFNRAKLLNVGVREAMKDEEWDCLVLHDIDLVPENDYNLYICDEYYPKHMASAMDKFQYTLPYKSFFGGVSALTPEHYMRMNGFPNTYWGDGGENDDIATRIHLAGMKIVRTSPHLGRYRVMDYSEETEIQEPWRRYLLGLGATLALVAGLLPDTTPEKHGKLME; translated from the exons GCAATATTTATCCTGATCCTTTACCGAGGTGGACCTTCGAATGTGTTTCGCGGGTTTTTAGAGTCGCCTCAGGTGGTGGATTACTCGAAGCCCCATGATGTGTACACAAACCTCAGCTTGTTCACCCGGGCTCCCAATGAGGACACCATGCCGTACTGCTCAGCGCAGTCCCCAGTCCTGG TTGGTCCATTAACCATCACCTTCAGGGTGCTCCCTAGTGAAAAGATgatcatgaaaaaaaatccttttgttcAGTCTGGTGGCCACTACAGGCCACCTCACTGCTTTGCCCGCTACAAATCCGCCATCCTTGTGGCCTACAGGAACCAGGAGAAGTACCTTCGCCATCTTCTCTACTATATCCATCCTTTCCTGCAGCGCCAGCAGCTAAGTTACACTATCTACCTGATTCAGCAG gtaGGGACTGGTTCATTTAACCGAGCAAAGCTGCTTAACGTTGGTGTCCGGGAAGCCATGAAGGATGAAGAGTGGGACTGCCTTGTCCTCCATGATATTGATCTGGTGCCTGAGAATGATTATAACCTGTACATTTGTGATGAATATTATCCCAAGCACATGGCCAGTGCCATGGATAAGTTTCAGTACAC atTGCCATACAAATCCTTTTTTGGAGGTGTGTCTGCTCTGACTCCAGAACATTACATGAGGATGAATGGGTTTCCCAACACATACTGGGGCGATGGTGGTGAAAATGATGACATTGCTACAAG GATTCACTTAGCGGGAATGAAAATAGTCCGGACATCACCTCACCTTGGACGCTACCGAGTGATGGACTACAGTGAAGAGACAGAGATCCAAGAGCCTTGGAGGAGGtacctgctggggctgggggctacTCTGGCTCTTGTGGCAG GCCTCCTTCCCGACACAACACCAGAAAAACATGGAAAGCTGATGGAATGA